The Sandaracinaceae bacterium genome window below encodes:
- a CDS encoding phospho-sugar mutase: MTHDALLATTDAWIAGDPDPATQHELRDLRGVHVQALTTGSVVDHALAVRMSERLEFGTAGLRGLVGAGPGRLNRATVIRATHGLCAWLKTQVPGAAERGVCIGFDARPDSRRFAEDVAAVVAGAGIVARVFEDFAPTPLVGFAVLDQRAAAGVVITASHNPPEYNGYKVFWEHGAQIIPPHDHGIAAAIDAAPPAAEVQLAGEAEAREHGHRITLGSSVRERYVQGVLASLPAGDGPRALRIAYTPLHGVGLATVHEVLERAGFHDVHVVASQAEPDGSFPTVRFPNPEEPGALDALITLAREVGASLGVANDPDADRLAVVAPREDGSYEALSGNEIGCLLADYLLAAGDPSEPRVVINTIVSSPLLGVIAAAHGAAFAQTLTGHKWIHARAMEEEARGRRFVFGYEEALGYAAGALVRDKDGISALLLFCDLAARCAARGVSVLGARDELLRRHGAYVSVQESWVLPGSSGQATIRALVERADGLDVTSLGGVPVVARLSGRDAVRRYVDGRTEALGWAPSDLLVIELTGGQRAMLRPSGTEPKLKLYFDARAEPRVGESIADARKRAQVAARAIRDDLVEHLGGAPLS, encoded by the coding sequence ATGACCCACGACGCACTGCTGGCCACGACCGACGCCTGGATCGCGGGGGACCCCGACCCGGCCACCCAGCACGAGCTGCGCGACTTGCGCGGAGTTCATGTGCAGGCGCTCACCACGGGCAGTGTCGTGGACCACGCGCTCGCAGTACGCATGAGCGAGCGCCTCGAGTTCGGCACCGCGGGCCTGCGCGGGCTGGTGGGCGCAGGGCCGGGGCGCCTCAACCGCGCCACCGTCATCCGCGCCACGCACGGGCTGTGCGCGTGGCTGAAGACGCAGGTCCCGGGAGCGGCCGAGCGCGGCGTGTGCATCGGCTTCGACGCGCGCCCCGACAGCCGCCGCTTTGCAGAAGACGTGGCGGCCGTGGTCGCGGGCGCGGGCATCGTGGCGCGGGTGTTCGAGGACTTTGCGCCCACGCCGCTGGTGGGGTTTGCCGTCCTCGACCAGCGCGCCGCGGCGGGCGTGGTCATCACCGCCAGCCACAACCCGCCGGAGTACAACGGCTACAAGGTGTTCTGGGAACACGGCGCGCAGATCATCCCCCCGCACGATCACGGCATCGCGGCGGCCATCGACGCCGCGCCACCGGCCGCGGAGGTGCAGCTCGCCGGGGAGGCGGAGGCGCGCGAGCACGGGCACCGGATCACGCTCGGGTCGAGCGTGCGCGAGCGCTACGTGCAGGGGGTGTTGGCCAGCCTGCCAGCCGGCGACGGCCCGCGCGCGCTGCGCATTGCCTACACGCCACTGCACGGCGTGGGCCTCGCCACCGTGCACGAGGTGCTCGAGCGCGCGGGCTTCCACGACGTGCACGTGGTCGCGTCGCAGGCCGAGCCGGACGGCAGCTTCCCGACCGTGCGCTTTCCGAACCCGGAGGAGCCCGGCGCGCTGGACGCGCTGATCACGCTGGCGCGCGAGGTGGGCGCCAGTCTCGGCGTGGCGAACGACCCCGACGCCGACCGACTGGCCGTGGTCGCGCCGCGAGAAGACGGCAGCTACGAGGCGCTGAGCGGCAACGAGATCGGCTGCCTGCTGGCGGACTACCTGCTGGCGGCGGGCGATCCCAGCGAGCCGCGCGTGGTGATCAACACCATCGTCAGCTCGCCGCTGCTGGGTGTGATCGCGGCCGCCCACGGCGCGGCCTTCGCGCAGACGCTCACGGGTCACAAGTGGATCCACGCGCGCGCCATGGAGGAAGAGGCGCGCGGGAGGCGCTTCGTGTTCGGTTATGAAGAGGCGCTGGGCTATGCCGCTGGCGCGCTGGTGCGAGACAAGGACGGCATCTCGGCGCTGCTGCTGTTCTGCGACCTGGCGGCTCGCTGCGCGGCGCGCGGGGTGAGCGTGCTGGGCGCGCGCGACGAGCTGCTGCGGCGTCACGGCGCCTACGTGAGCGTGCAGGAGTCTTGGGTGCTGCCCGGGAGCAGCGGGCAGGCCACCATCCGCGCGCTCGTGGAGCGCGCCGATGGACTGGACGTCACGTCGCTGGGCGGAGTGCCCGTCGTGGCGCGCCTCTCCGGGCGCGACGCCGTGCGCCGCTATGTGGACGGTCGCACCGAGGCGCTCGGGTGGGCGCCCAGCGACCTGCTGGTCATCGAGCTCACCGGTGGGCAGCGCGCCATGCTGCGCCCGAGCGGCACGGAGCCCAAGCTCAAGCTCTACTTCGACGCCCGCGCCGAGCCACGCGTGGGTGAGAGCATCGCCGACGCGCGGAAGCGGGCCCAGGTGGCGGCCCGGGCCATCCGCGACGACCTGGTGGAGCACCTGGGGGGCGCCCCGCTTTCTTGA
- a CDS encoding DUF1624 domain-containing protein gives MKRLGGLDLARGLACLGMIEAHAYDAYVDAPDRVTAAFALTRFIALLPLPLFLTLAGMGVALRVQRGLARGEAPHDVRRELVWRGFRVVLAGFALNVIYGLMDGARELGSYLRFDVLHVIGASSMLLGLVLPGRARPQRTALVVALLVLLPSPWLNGAAADLESPLRFALVPFVDVPPFTVMPVFPLAVWCALGAAITPVCVRWPGRVALVALGVAVVSSWGMQAWLSAAGVPLSRTHPAVWLNALDLGARALFVIGAALVAYPRVAATRFAVPVLLTLGTRSLRVYAFHLPFAYGALGKPVRALTDTSVAAATPWVLGLVALTYALVRASDWLRDRWRAWRYTPAVS, from the coding sequence ATGAAGCGGCTGGGCGGTCTCGACCTGGCGCGCGGGCTCGCGTGTCTCGGCATGATCGAGGCGCACGCCTACGACGCGTACGTGGACGCGCCTGATCGGGTGACGGCAGCGTTCGCGCTCACGCGCTTCATCGCGCTCTTGCCGCTGCCGCTGTTCTTGACGTTGGCGGGCATGGGCGTGGCGCTGCGTGTGCAGCGCGGGCTCGCGCGCGGAGAGGCGCCCCACGACGTTCGCCGTGAGCTAGTGTGGCGCGGATTTCGGGTGGTGCTGGCCGGCTTTGCACTCAACGTGATCTACGGCCTGATGGATGGCGCCCGTGAGCTCGGGTCTTACCTGCGCTTCGACGTGCTGCACGTGATCGGCGCGAGCTCCATGCTGCTGGGGCTGGTGTTGCCCGGGCGCGCGCGGCCGCAGCGGACAGCGCTCGTGGTGGCGCTGCTAGTGCTTCTGCCCAGCCCGTGGCTGAACGGCGCCGCAGCGGACCTCGAGAGCCCGCTGCGCTTCGCGCTGGTGCCGTTCGTGGACGTTCCGCCCTTCACCGTGATGCCAGTCTTCCCGCTGGCAGTCTGGTGCGCGCTGGGCGCGGCGATCACGCCCGTGTGTGTCCGCTGGCCCGGGCGCGTGGCGCTGGTGGCGCTGGGCGTCGCCGTGGTCTCGAGCTGGGGCATGCAGGCATGGCTGAGCGCCGCGGGCGTTCCGCTCTCACGCACCCACCCCGCGGTGTGGTTGAACGCGCTCGACCTCGGAGCACGCGCGCTGTTCGTCATCGGTGCGGCCTTGGTGGCGTACCCGCGTGTGGCCGCGACGCGCTTCGCCGTGCCCGTGCTGCTCACGTTGGGCACCCGGTCGCTGCGGGTCTATGCGTTCCACCTGCCCTTCGCTTATGGGGCGCTGGGCAAGCCCGTGCGCGCGCTGACCGACACCAGCGTGGCCGCCGCCACACCCTGGGTGCTGGGCCTGGTGGCGCTGACCTACGCGCTGGTGCGCGCGAGCGACTGGCTGCGGGACCGGTGGCGCGCGTGGCGGTACACTCCGGCGGTCTCATGA
- a CDS encoding MFS transporter: MAYRSVPEATDTMPSGIPFIVGNEAAERFSFYGMKAILFTFMTTHMVDAAGAPDTLTEPEAKAFIHTFVAALYALPILGAIAADAWLGKYRVILALSAVYCAGHVILAVNTTQLGLVLGLAVLAIGAGGIKPCVSAHVGDQFGERNAHLVTRAFAFFYLAINVGAAIAMNLTPWLLDTYGPHAAFGLPGVLMVIATFVFWLGRHRFAHIPPGGKAFVQEALGAEGLRVFGRLVLLFTFVALFWTLFDQTASSWVAQGRRMDLHGHNWLADNMQSANPIFILLLTPLFALYVYPRLERHVALTPMRKIGVGMVIAALAFLYSAGLEAQLDAGAKPTIFFQLIGYAILTTGELLVSVTALEYAYTQSPPRMKSMVMSLYLASAALGNLFTVGITRLTTNAQGHATVSTTTSFVLYAGIMLLGALLFVPYARQVRERSYLPGA, translated from the coding sequence ATGGCCTACCGGAGCGTGCCCGAAGCGACCGACACGATGCCCTCCGGGATCCCGTTCATCGTGGGGAACGAGGCCGCCGAGCGCTTCAGCTTCTACGGAATGAAGGCGATCCTCTTCACCTTCATGACCACGCACATGGTGGATGCGGCCGGAGCGCCCGACACCCTCACCGAGCCGGAGGCCAAGGCCTTCATCCACACCTTCGTAGCGGCCCTCTACGCGCTGCCCATCCTGGGCGCCATCGCGGCGGACGCCTGGCTCGGCAAGTACCGGGTGATCTTGGCGCTCTCCGCCGTGTACTGCGCGGGGCACGTCATCCTGGCGGTGAACACCACGCAGCTGGGCCTGGTGTTGGGGCTGGCGGTGCTGGCCATCGGGGCGGGCGGCATCAAGCCGTGCGTGTCGGCCCACGTGGGCGACCAGTTCGGCGAGCGGAACGCGCACCTCGTCACGCGGGCGTTCGCGTTCTTCTACCTCGCCATCAACGTGGGCGCCGCCATCGCCATGAACCTGACACCGTGGCTGCTGGACACCTACGGACCTCACGCCGCCTTCGGGCTACCGGGCGTGCTGATGGTCATCGCCACGTTCGTGTTCTGGCTGGGCCGGCACCGCTTCGCCCACATCCCACCAGGTGGGAAGGCCTTCGTGCAGGAGGCGCTGGGCGCAGAGGGCTTGCGCGTGTTCGGCCGCTTGGTGCTGCTCTTCACGTTCGTGGCGCTCTTCTGGACGCTCTTCGACCAGACCGCGTCCAGCTGGGTCGCGCAGGGGCGCCGCATGGACCTGCACGGTCACAACTGGCTCGCCGACAACATGCAGTCGGCCAACCCCATCTTCATCCTGCTGCTCACGCCGCTCTTCGCGCTCTATGTGTATCCGCGCCTCGAGCGTCACGTGGCCCTCACGCCCATGCGCAAGATCGGCGTCGGCATGGTCATCGCCGCGCTGGCGTTCCTGTACTCGGCGGGGCTCGAGGCCCAGCTGGACGCGGGGGCGAAGCCCACCATCTTCTTCCAGCTCATCGGCTACGCCATCCTCACCACGGGCGAGCTGCTGGTGTCGGTCACCGCGCTCGAGTACGCGTACACGCAGTCCCCTCCCCGCATGAAGTCCATGGTCATGTCGCTCTACCTGGCCAGCGCCGCGCTCGGGAACCTGTTCACGGTGGGCATCACGCGGCTGACCACCAACGCGCAGGGCCACGCCACGGTCAGCACCACCACGTCGTTCGTGCTGTACGCGGGGATCATGCTGCTGGGCGCGCTGCTGTTCGTGCCCTACGCGCGCCAGGTCCGCGAGCGCAGCTACCTGCCCGGCGCATGA
- a CDS encoding OmpA family protein translates to MTDSKTRATTLQRLAIRLAALTIVGGASVVGAQPSVQLSRFTPSEQTNDGFAVSSAEVQGDMRFGAQFYIDYANDPLVYELTRGDAGSEQFSVVEHQLTGNLNASLGIRDRLTVSIGLPIVFLQNGEDIPAGLGVVDGDGPPSATGVPIYLADGFALGDLWVGGRVRLFGDTESVFMLSAEGRLIIPTASIFDDGQHYAGERGVAGAAGLIAQINVGRFRLMANLGAHLRSDNADCRDLPGPSGPGANCFYGARQGDEFTYGIGATVRLLDDTDLRAILEVHGRTTFQNFFDREETPFELLAGLKYTHTSGLTAGIGGGPGLVRGFGSPDFRVFAMVGYTEPTAGTVIRLDTDGDGIYDDEDQCVNEPEDVDGFEDTEGCPDPDNDGDGILDGSDQCPMEPEDADGFEDENGCPDPDNDGDGILDASDACPIDPEDIDGFEDENGCPEPDNDGDGIPDSADRCPNEAGPTANNGCPWPDQDGDTVVDPVDSCITVPGTVEFHGCPEQTDVVIGEGGIEILQTIYFRTNRDVIESRSFGLLDNVARLLNEHPEVRLVRVEGHTDTRGRLANNMRLSQARAEAVMRYLVEHGVSAARLEAQGYGPTRLIVENARTPDEHARNRRVVFTIVGDDSGIQREDSGPGADTIDR, encoded by the coding sequence GTGACAGACTCGAAGACACGCGCGACCACGCTCCAGCGACTCGCCATACGCCTGGCGGCGCTGACCATCGTGGGCGGGGCTTCCGTGGTGGGCGCGCAGCCCAGCGTTCAGCTCAGCCGGTTCACGCCCTCGGAGCAGACCAACGACGGCTTCGCCGTGAGCTCGGCCGAGGTCCAGGGGGACATGCGCTTCGGCGCACAGTTCTACATCGACTACGCGAACGACCCGCTGGTCTACGAGCTCACGCGCGGCGACGCCGGCAGCGAGCAATTCTCGGTCGTGGAGCACCAGCTCACCGGCAACCTCAACGCGTCGCTGGGCATTCGTGACCGGCTCACGGTGTCCATCGGCCTGCCCATCGTGTTCCTCCAGAACGGCGAGGACATCCCGGCCGGCCTCGGCGTCGTGGACGGGGATGGCCCTCCGAGTGCCACGGGCGTGCCCATCTACCTGGCGGACGGCTTCGCCCTCGGCGACCTCTGGGTCGGCGGTCGCGTGCGGCTCTTCGGGGATACCGAGAGCGTGTTCATGCTCTCCGCCGAGGGGCGCTTGATCATCCCCACGGCCTCCATCTTCGACGATGGCCAGCACTACGCGGGTGAGCGCGGTGTGGCTGGGGCCGCCGGCCTGATCGCGCAGATCAACGTCGGGCGCTTCCGCTTGATGGCGAACCTCGGCGCGCACTTGCGTTCCGACAACGCCGACTGCCGCGACCTCCCCGGTCCCTCCGGCCCCGGCGCCAACTGCTTCTACGGCGCGCGCCAGGGTGACGAGTTCACCTACGGCATCGGCGCCACCGTCCGCCTGCTGGACGATACCGACCTGCGCGCCATCCTCGAGGTGCACGGCCGCACCACGTTCCAGAACTTCTTCGATCGCGAAGAGACGCCCTTCGAGCTGCTCGCCGGCCTCAAGTACACCCACACCAGCGGCCTGACGGCCGGCATCGGCGGCGGCCCCGGTCTGGTGCGCGGCTTCGGCTCGCCCGACTTCCGCGTGTTCGCGATGGTGGGCTACACGGAGCCCACCGCGGGCACCGTCATCCGCCTCGACACCGACGGCGACGGCATCTACGACGACGAGGACCAGTGCGTCAACGAGCCCGAGGACGTGGACGGCTTCGAGGACACCGAGGGCTGCCCGGATCCCGACAACGACGGCGACGGCATCCTGGACGGCAGCGACCAGTGCCCGATGGAGCCCGAGGACGCCGACGGCTTCGAGGACGAGAACGGCTGCCCGGACCCGGACAACGACGGCGACGGCATCCTGGACGCGTCCGACGCGTGCCCGATCGACCCCGAGGACATCGACGGCTTCGAGGACGAGAACGGCTGCCCCGAGCCCGACAACGACGGCGACGGCATCCCCGACAGCGCCGACCGCTGCCCGAACGAAGCTGGCCCGACGGCGAACAACGGCTGCCCGTGGCCCGACCAAGACGGCGACACGGTGGTGGACCCGGTCGACAGCTGCATCACCGTGCCCGGCACCGTGGAGTTCCACGGCTGCCCCGAGCAGACGGACGTGGTCATCGGCGAGGGCGGCATCGAGATCCTCCAGACCATCTACTTCCGCACCAACCGTGACGTCATCGAGTCGCGCTCCTTCGGCCTGCTCGACAACGTGGCGCGCCTCCTGAACGAGCACCCCGAGGTGCGCCTGGTGCGCGTCGAGGGTCACACCGACACGCGTGGCCGCCTGGCCAACAACATGCGCCTCTCGCAGGCGCGCGCCGAGGCCGTCATGCGCTACCTCGTGGAGCACGGCGTCAGCGCCGCGCGCCTCGAAGCGCAGGGCTACGGTCCCACGCGCCTGATCGTCGAGAACGCCCGCACCCCGGATGAGCACGCGCGCAACCGCCGCGTGGTGTTCACCATCGTGGGCGACGACTCGGGCATCCAGCGCGAAGACAGCGGCCCCGGCGCCGACACCATCGACCGCTGA
- a CDS encoding acyl-CoA dehydrogenase family protein, which yields MVFNPFTEEHELFRQQVRNFAEKELAPHADAWEEAELFPNEVFKWAGDRGILGAHFSEEFGGGGGDFWMSIVKAEELPRNNSAGVTMGLLVQSDMATPVIHDIGTREQKEEFLRPAIAGDRIAALGVSEPGAGSDVAGLRTTARLVGDEYIINGSKTYITNGTRASFVTCMVKTNPEAGARGISIILVPTDVAGYSVSRKLKKAGNWASDTAELFFEDVRVPKRYLLGQEGMGFIYLMQNFQSERLVGCASAIAGSKLALDRSVAWGRERQAFGKPLIKREFWQQKFVELYTKLEAAKALTYKAVDAYNDEKYVKKTMLSMETTKLVSMAKAYVGDVNGEIMDQCVQFHGGMGYLEDLWVARAWRDSRLLRIGGGATEVMRYTTAKIMGL from the coding sequence ATGGTTTTCAATCCCTTCACCGAAGAGCACGAGCTCTTTCGCCAGCAGGTCCGCAACTTCGCCGAGAAGGAGCTCGCTCCCCACGCGGACGCATGGGAGGAGGCGGAGCTCTTCCCCAACGAGGTGTTCAAGTGGGCGGGCGACCGCGGCATCCTCGGCGCGCACTTCAGCGAGGAGTTCGGCGGCGGCGGCGGCGACTTCTGGATGAGCATCGTCAAGGCCGAGGAGCTCCCGCGGAACAACTCGGCGGGCGTCACCATGGGCCTCTTGGTTCAGTCGGACATGGCCACGCCGGTCATCCACGACATCGGCACGCGCGAGCAGAAGGAAGAGTTCCTGCGGCCTGCCATCGCCGGCGACCGCATCGCCGCCCTCGGCGTGAGCGAGCCCGGGGCCGGGTCGGACGTGGCCGGCCTGCGCACCACCGCGCGCCTGGTGGGCGACGAGTACATCATCAACGGCAGCAAGACCTACATCACCAACGGCACGCGGGCGAGCTTCGTCACGTGCATGGTGAAGACCAACCCCGAGGCGGGCGCGCGCGGCATCTCCATCATCCTCGTGCCCACCGACGTGGCGGGCTACAGCGTGAGCCGCAAGCTCAAGAAGGCGGGCAACTGGGCCAGCGACACGGCCGAGCTGTTCTTCGAAGACGTGCGCGTGCCCAAGCGCTACCTGCTGGGCCAAGAGGGCATGGGCTTCATCTACCTCATGCAGAACTTCCAGTCGGAGCGCCTGGTCGGCTGCGCCAGCGCCATCGCGGGCTCGAAGCTCGCGCTCGACCGCTCGGTGGCCTGGGGCCGCGAGCGGCAGGCGTTCGGCAAGCCGCTCATCAAGCGCGAGTTCTGGCAGCAGAAGTTCGTGGAGCTGTACACCAAGCTCGAGGCCGCCAAGGCGCTCACGTACAAGGCCGTTGACGCATACAACGACGAGAAGTACGTCAAGAAGACCATGCTCTCGATGGAGACCACCAAGCTCGTGTCCATGGCCAAGGCCTACGTCGGTGACGTGAACGGCGAGATCATGGACCAGTGCGTGCAGTTCCACGGTGGCATGGGCTACCTCGAAGATCTCTGGGTGGCGCGCGCCTGGCGCGACTCGCGCTTGCTCCGCATCGGCGGCGGCGCGACCGAGGTCATGCGCTACACCACCGCGAA